A segment of the Sphingomonas kaistensis genome:
GTCCGTCATGGTCCCCGCCAGGTCCCGGGGAGACAAGGGTTTCCTTGAGGAGCCTGTCGCATGACCAAGCATCGGATCGGACTGCCAACCGCCTCCCTCCTGGCGCTCGCGCTGGCTGCGTGCGGGGGTGATTCCACCCCTCTTGCGTCGATCCCGGCGCCGCCGATCGCCTCGCCCCCGCCGACCAGTCCGCCGCCGCCGCCGGCGCCTGTTCCGCCGCCCATCCCGGCCGGCCCGATCGGCTTGCAGAGCGACCAGCCCTTCGCGTCCGTCAGCGTGCTGAGCGATGCCGGCACGATCCTGCAGCTTCCCGAACCGGACGCCGTGCAGATCCGTTATTCGGCCAATGACGGCCTGTACACCGTCAGGCTGGGGTCGATGAGCGCCGAGGGCAAGCTGGCGCCGTTTGCCGCAAATGGGTCGTTCAACAGCCAGGGCTGGATCAGCGTGTCGAGCACCGCCAGCCAGCTGCTGATTGGAAACGGTCCGGACAGGCAGGGGGTGGTCGTCACTCTCGCCTGGCCCGCAAGCTCCCGCTTCACCTACACCAGTTTCGGGTCGTGGGACGGGGGTTGCCCGATGGGGTGCAACCTCGGGGCCTTCGCCTACGGCATTCCGACCATCGCATCGCAGGTGCCGGTGAGCGGCAGTGCCGATTTCGACGGCGAAGTCCGCGGCTATACCGATCGGTCGGGCGGCGTGCTGGATGTCGGCGGCGACGTCAGGCTCAGCTTCGACTTCGGTGCCGGAACGCTTTCCGGCGTCATGCGGCCAGTGGCCTATTTCGACTGGGATGGGACCTCGCTTGGTGATTACGTGTTCCGTGACACCGTTTACGCCAGGGGCAGCACGAAGTTTTCGGGCGCTTTCACCGTTCCCGGAAGCACCGCGCCATCCTCGTTCCAAGGCAGCTTCACCGGACCCAATGCCGCCGAGCTGATGGCACAATGGCAGGCGCCTTATGTCCGGCCGGGAACCACGCAGAGCGGCCAGATGGTGGGTGTCTGGATCGCGAAGCGGCGCAACTGATCATGCTTGCCGCCGGTGCAGCCCTGCTGCTGATGTCGGTGCCCGCCGATCCGGCCCCGGGATCGGTGGCCGCTACGCCGCCGGCCAGCGGAGAGCGGAGCGTCAGGCTGACGCCGCTCGCCCTGCTGGACTGGGCGGCGAGCAACGAAGGATCGCATCCCGATCTGGCCGAGCGCGCGTACCAGGCGCTGGCCGGCGATTCCGACGTCAGGATCCGCTCCGAGGCGCGCTATCGCCTGGCGGGCATCAGCGCCCGGCGCGGCCGCTTGACCGAGGCCGCCGTGCTGCTGCGTCACGTGCTCGACGAGCAGCCGGACGCCCAGCGGGTCCGGCTGGAGCTTGCCAGCCTGCAGGAGCGACTGGGCGACGAGGAAGGCGCGCGCCGGACCCTGCGCGCCGCAAGCGCGGGACAGCTCCCGAAGGCGGTCGCAAGGCTGGTCAGCCGCTGGTCGGAGGCGCTGCGGTCGAGGCGGCCGGCCGGCTTCTCGGTCGAGCTGGCGATCGCCCCGGACAGCAACATCAACCGGGCGACCCGGTCGGACACGCTCAGCACCGTGGTGGGCGATTTCACGATCGCGCCCGACAGCCAGGCGAGGTCGGGTCTTGGAGTCGCCGCGGGGGCGTCGACCTTTCGCCGGTTCAGCCTTGGCGGAGATCTGGCGGTGGTCGGGCGGCTGACCGGCGCCGGGCGCTTTTATCGGGACAGGCGCTTCACCCAGCTCGATGTCGAGGCGTCGCTCGGGCTCGAGGCCGCGCTGGGCAAGTCGCGCCTGCTGCTGGAAGGCGGGGCCGGGCAGGGCTGGGTCGGGGGCGACATATTCGCCCGGCAGGTGCGCGCCACCGCAGCCCTTCGCCGTCCGCTCGGCCCGCGCATGGTCGTCGGAACAAGGCTGACCGGTTTGGCGATCGACAACCGCTTCAACGCGCTTGCGGATGGCCGCGCCCTGCTTGGCGAGCTGTCGGTCGAGCGGGCGCTCTCCAGCCGGTCGGGGTTGCTCGTCACGCTGGCCGGCGAGCGCTTCCACGCCCGCGATGCCGCTTATCGCACGACGCGGTGGGAAGCGGGCGTGACCGGGTGGCAGGATCTCGGGCGGTTCACCCTGTTCGGCGGGGTGGCGCTCGGGCGGCTGCGCGGTGACGAGCCGCTGGCCCTGTTTACCGAGGCGAGGAAAGACCGTCTTGTCCGCGTCAGCATCGGGGGCAGCACGCGCGAGATCCGGATGCTGGGGCTGGTGCCGTTCCTCCGCATCGTCCGTGAGAGCAACGCGAGCAACACGGCCTTTTACCATTATGCCCGGACGCGCAGCGAAATTGGTTTCAGCAGGGCCTATTAGACCCGGGCGAGCCGGTTGCGGCCGGCTCGCCCGGGTCGTTGCTGGTCCGCTTCGCCGGCACTCAGCCGAGCTGCGCCACCGGCACCGCGCGGGCGCGCCGCAGGCCGAGGCCAACGCTGAGGAAGCCGAGCAGCATCATCGCCCAGGTCGTTGGCTCCGGCACGCCGGTCGCGACATCGAAGCGGATGCTGGCAATGCCGAATCCGGTGATGTCGTTGTTCCACATCGAAATGCCGGCGATGTCGGCGATCCCATCGGCTCGGGCGAAGCCGAAGTTGCTGACCCCGAGCGGCAGGTTGGCGAGCGTGGTCGAGCCGATCACCGACCCGTCGGCCCGGAAGAAGCTCAGGAACGCGCTTCCGCCATTGCCGCCCGCCAGGCGGAAGGCGAATTGCGATTGCAGCGTCGGGAAGAGGATCGACACCGCTCCTTCGCCCAGCGCATCGTTGGCGGGAAAGCCGAGCGTGCCGATACCGCCGAGGACCGCGCCTGCGGGACTGTTGAACACTGCCAGATTGTAGCCGGCGCTGCCTGCCATCAGGTCGAGCGCGCCGGCCGGGCTGCCGCTCAACTGATCGAAATTGCCGAGCGCGCTGACGGTCTGTCCGGCGAACCGCTCGCCAAAGGCCACGCCGTCGATGACCAGCAATCCATCGTAATTGGTGCCGGGGGCGGCTCCGCCCGGCACGCCGGTGAAGTTCACCGACTGGGTCGCGGTCAGGGTGCCGGGATCGACCTGGTTGATCTGCGCCGCGGCCGGCGCCGACCACAGGGCAAGGCTCGCTGCGGCTGCACCGGCCATCCACTTGCGCGACTTTTGTTGCTGCTTCACCATCGTTCGGTTCCTCCGAGATGCTTGCGCCAGGCCGAAATTAGCGGCCCGCCTCGAAGCATGGGGGAGGTCACGGCCAAACGGGATGATGGAAGACCGAAGAACAGCCGATGATTAGGTGACGGAGGACGCCGGCCATGGACATGCTGCCCAGCAAGCTGATCACCACTGCGGACCTCGCCGACGTGCCGGCGTTCATGCTGGGGACCGCGAAGGTAGTGCCCGCGACGAGAACGGTGACCGGCCCCGGTGGGAGTGTCCAGGTCGAGCCCCGGGTCATGCAGGTGCTGGTGGTGCTGGCGCGGGCCGAGGGGGCGGTGGTCACCCGCGAGGAATTGTTCGGGCGCTGCTGGGGCGGCGTCTATGTCGGCGACGACAGCCTCAACCGGGCGGTCGGCGGTGTGCGCAAGCTTGGGGCCGGCGTGGGCGCCGGCAGTTTCTGCGTCGAGACGGTGCCGCGAACGGGCTACCGGCTGGAGGGCGCGGTGGTGTGGTCGGGGTTCGACTCCGACGATGACGAGGTAGAGGCCGCAACGCCGGGCCTGTCCCGCCGCTGGCTGATCGGCGGCGCGGTTGCCGCGGCGGGACTCGCTGCGGCCGGCGTGTGGCGCGGCGAGGCACCGGATCCGGCGGCCCCGCTTATCGAGCAAGCCGGAGTCGCGCTTCGTTCGGGAAGCGCCGAGGGCCAGCGTCGGGCGCTGTCATTGCTCGAACAGGCCGCTGCCCGTTACCCCGACAGCGCCGCGGCATGGGGGGCGCTTGCCCTCGCCCGGGCCCGGATCGACGAACATGCGATCACCAGGATCACGCAACCCGCCGCCAAGGTCGACGAGGCGGCGACGCGCGCGCTCCGGCTCGAT
Coding sequences within it:
- a CDS encoding transferrin-binding protein-like solute binding protein, whose product is MTKHRIGLPTASLLALALAACGGDSTPLASIPAPPIASPPPTSPPPPPAPVPPPIPAGPIGLQSDQPFASVSVLSDAGTILQLPEPDAVQIRYSANDGLYTVRLGSMSAEGKLAPFAANGSFNSQGWISVSSTASQLLIGNGPDRQGVVVTLAWPASSRFTYTSFGSWDGGCPMGCNLGAFAYGIPTIASQVPVSGSADFDGEVRGYTDRSGGVLDVGGDVRLSFDFGAGTLSGVMRPVAYFDWDGTSLGDYVFRDTVYARGSTKFSGAFTVPGSTAPSSFQGSFTGPNAAELMAQWQAPYVRPGTTQSGQMVGVWIAKRRN
- a CDS encoding porin family protein, producing the protein MLAAGAALLLMSVPADPAPGSVAATPPASGERSVRLTPLALLDWAASNEGSHPDLAERAYQALAGDSDVRIRSEARYRLAGISARRGRLTEAAVLLRHVLDEQPDAQRVRLELASLQERLGDEEGARRTLRAASAGQLPKAVARLVSRWSEALRSRRPAGFSVELAIAPDSNINRATRSDTLSTVVGDFTIAPDSQARSGLGVAAGASTFRRFSLGGDLAVVGRLTGAGRFYRDRRFTQLDVEASLGLEAALGKSRLLLEGGAGQGWVGGDIFARQVRATAALRRPLGPRMVVGTRLTGLAIDNRFNALADGRALLGELSVERALSSRSGLLVTLAGERFHARDAAYRTTRWEAGVTGWQDLGRFTLFGGVALGRLRGDEPLALFTEARKDRLVRVSIGGSTREIRMLGLVPFLRIVRESNASNTAFYHYARTRSEIGFSRAY
- a CDS encoding PEPxxWA-CTERM sorting domain-containing protein, which produces MVKQQQKSRKWMAGAAAASLALWSAPAAAQINQVDPGTLTATQSVNFTGVPGGAAPGTNYDGLLVIDGVAFGERFAGQTVSALGNFDQLSGSPAGALDLMAGSAGYNLAVFNSPAGAVLGGIGTLGFPANDALGEGAVSILFPTLQSQFAFRLAGGNGGSAFLSFFRADGSVIGSTTLANLPLGVSNFGFARADGIADIAGISMWNNDITGFGIASIRFDVATGVPEPTTWAMMLLGFLSVGLGLRRARAVPVAQLG